Proteins from one Impatiens glandulifera chromosome 2, dImpGla2.1, whole genome shotgun sequence genomic window:
- the LOC124924536 gene encoding coiled-coil domain-containing protein 1-like, which yields MAAESKGKWADSNSDDLSSSDGDDKVNTCFTAKKEYEINQDKNIVDDDVDDINNDVDDESNNEDDVNKNIIEEYNTVDDIDNDVDDQYMKDILNDLYPNIQNSSSEDPVDDDKTLYKLLDDSKQPFYEGS from the exons ATGGCTGCTGAAAGCAAGggaaaatgggccgatagcaATTCGGACGACTTATCATCCAGCGACGGTGATGATAAAGTTAATACTTGCTTCACAGCTAAGAAAGAATATGAG aTAAATCAAGATAAAA ATATTGTTGATGATGACGTTGATGATATtaataatgatgttgatgacGAATCAAATAACGAAGATGATGTTAACAAGAATATCATAGAAGAATATAATACAGTTGATGATATTGataatgatgttgatgaccAGTATATGAAAGATATTCTCAATGATTTGTATCCCAACATTCAAAACTCTAGTTCTGAAGATCCGGTTGACGACGATAAAACATTATACAAATTGTTGGATGATTCAAAACAGCCTTTTTATGAAGGTTCTTGA